From Pan paniscus chromosome 6, NHGRI_mPanPan1-v2.0_pri, whole genome shotgun sequence, one genomic window encodes:
- the ZNF12 gene encoding zinc finger protein 12 isoform X1, with translation MNKSLGPVSFKDVAVDFTQEEWQQLDPEQKITYRDVMLENYSNLVSVGYHIIKPDVISKLEQGEEPWIVEGEFLLQSYPDEVWQTDDLIERIQEEENKPSRQTVFIETLIEERGNVPGKTFDVETNPVPSRKIAYKNSLCDSCEKCLTSVSEYISSDGSYARMKADECSGCGKSLLHIKLEKTHPGDQAYEFNQNGEPYTLNEESLYQKIRILEKPFEYIECQKAFQKDTVFVNHMEEKPYKWNGSEIAFLQMSDLTVHQTSHMEMKPYECSECGKSFCKKSKFIIHQRTHTGEKPYECNQCGKSFCQKGTLTVHQRTHTGEKPYECNECGKNFYQKLHLIQHQRTHSGEKPYECSYCGKSFCQKTHLTQHQRTHSGERPYVCHDCGKTFSQKSALNDHQKIHTGVKLYKCSECGKCFCRKSTLTTHLRTHTGEKPYECNECGKFFSRLSYLTVHYRTHSGEKPYECNECGKTFYLNSALMRHQRVHTGEKPYECNECGKLFSQLSYLTIHHRTHSGVKPYECSECGKTFYQNSALCRHRRIHKGEKPYECYICGKFFSQMSYLTIHHRIHSGEKPYECSECGKTFCQNSALNRHQRTHTGEKAYECYECGKCFSQMSYLTIHHRIHSGEKPFECNECGKAFSRMSYLTVHYRTHSGEKPYECTECGKKFYHKSAFNSHQRIHRRGNMNVIDVGRLL, from the exons atgaataaatccCTG GGGCCAGTGTCATTCAAGGACGTGGCTGTGGACTTCACCCAGGAGGAGTGGCAGCAGCTGGATCCTGAGCAGAAGATAACTTACAGGGATGTGATGCTGGAGAACTACAGCAATCTAGTTTCTGTGG GGTATCACATTATCAAACCGGATGTTATCAGCAAGTTGGAGCAAGGAGAAGAGCCATGGATAGTAGAAGGAGAATTCCTACTTCAGAGCTATCCAG ATGAAGTCTGGCAAACTGATGACCTAATAGAGAGAAtccaggaagaggaaaataaaccTTCAAGGCAAACTGTGTTCATTGAGACCCTGATTGAAGAGAGAGGTAATGTTCCTGGTAAAACTTTTGATGTAGAAACGAACCCTGTTCCTTCAAGAAAAATAGCCTATAAAAATAGCCTCTGTGACTCATGTGAAAAGTGTTTAACGTCTGTTTCAGAATATATTAGTAGTGATGGAAGCTATGCAAGAATGAAAGCTGATGAATGTAGTGGATGTGGGAAATCACTCCTCCATATTAAGCTTGAGAAAACTCATCCAGGAGATCAAGCTTATGAATTTAATCAAAATGGGGAACCTTATACTCTAAACGAAGAAAGTCTTTATCAGAAAATTCGTATTTTGGAGAAACCTTTTGAATATATTGAATGCCAGAAAGCCTTCCAAAAGGACACTGTTTTTGTTAATCACATGGAAGAAAAGCCCTATAAGTGGAATGGATCTGAAATAGCCTTTCTCCAGATGTCAGACCTCACTGTACATCAGACATCTCATATGGAAATGAAGCCCTATGaatgcagtgaatgtgggaaatcCTTCTGTAAAAAGTCAAAATTTATTATACATCAGAGGActcacacaggagagaaaccttacGAATGTAATCAGTGTGGGAAATCCTTCTGCCAGAAGGGAACCCTTACTGTGCATCAGAGAACACACACAGGGGAGAAGCCctatgaatgtaatgaatgtgggaagaACTTTTACCAGAAGTTACACCTCATTCAGCATCAGAGAACTCACTCAGGAGAGAAGCCCTATGAATGTAGTTATTGTGGAAAATCCTTTTGCCAGAAGACACACCTCACACAACATCAGAGAACACATTCAGGAGAGAGACCTTACGTTTGTCATGACTGTGGGAAAACCTTCTCGCAGAAGTCAGCACTTAATGACCATCAGAAAATTCACACAGGTGTGAAACTCTACAAGTGTAGTGAATGTGGGAAATGCTTCTGCCGCAAGTCTACTCTCACGACCCACCTGAGGAcccacacaggagagaaaccatATGAATGTAATGAGTGTGGAAAATTCTTCTCTCGGTTGTCATATCTCACTGTACATTATAGAACTCATtcaggagagaaaccctatgaatgtaatgaatgtggaaaaacctTCTACCTGAATTCAGCCCTCATGAGACATCAGAGAGTgcacacaggagagaaaccttatgaatgtaatgaatgtggaaagTTATTCTCCCAGTTGTCATACCTCACTATCCATCATAGAACTCATTCAGGAgtaaaaccctatgaatgtagtGAATGTGGGAAAACCTTCTACCAGAACTCAGCCCTTTGTAGACATCGGAGAATACACAAAGGAGAGAAGCCCTATGAATGCTATATATGTGGAAAATTCTTCTCTCAGATGTCATACCTCACTATACATCATAGAATTCATTCAGGAGAGAAGCCCTATGAATGTAGTGAATGTGGGAAAACCTTCTGCCAGAATTCAGCCCTTAATCGACATCAGAGAACACACACAGGAGAGAAAGCCTACGAATGTTACGAATGTGGGAAGTGCTTCTCTCAGATGTCCTATCTCACTATACATCATCGAATTCATTCAGGAGAGAAACCCTTTGAATGTAATGAGTGTGGAAAAGCCTTCTCTCGGATGTCATACCTCACTGTACATTATAGAACTCATtcaggagagaaaccctatgagtgtaCTGAATGTGGAAAAAAATTCTACCACAAATCAGCATTCAATAGCCATCAGAGAATTCATAGGAGAGGCAATATGAATGTAATAGATGTGGGGAGGCTTCTCTGA
- the ZNF12 gene encoding zinc finger protein 12 isoform X2, whose amino-acid sequence MLENYSNLVSVGYHIIKPDVISKLEQGEEPWIVEGEFLLQSYPDEVWQTDDLIERIQEEENKPSRQTVFIETLIEERGNVPGKTFDVETNPVPSRKIAYKNSLCDSCEKCLTSVSEYISSDGSYARMKADECSGCGKSLLHIKLEKTHPGDQAYEFNQNGEPYTLNEESLYQKIRILEKPFEYIECQKAFQKDTVFVNHMEEKPYKWNGSEIAFLQMSDLTVHQTSHMEMKPYECSECGKSFCKKSKFIIHQRTHTGEKPYECNQCGKSFCQKGTLTVHQRTHTGEKPYECNECGKNFYQKLHLIQHQRTHSGEKPYECSYCGKSFCQKTHLTQHQRTHSGERPYVCHDCGKTFSQKSALNDHQKIHTGVKLYKCSECGKCFCRKSTLTTHLRTHTGEKPYECNECGKFFSRLSYLTVHYRTHSGEKPYECNECGKTFYLNSALMRHQRVHTGEKPYECNECGKLFSQLSYLTIHHRTHSGVKPYECSECGKTFYQNSALCRHRRIHKGEKPYECYICGKFFSQMSYLTIHHRIHSGEKPYECSECGKTFCQNSALNRHQRTHTGEKAYECYECGKCFSQMSYLTIHHRIHSGEKPFECNECGKAFSRMSYLTVHYRTHSGEKPYECTECGKKFYHKSAFNSHQRIHRRGNMNVIDVGRLL is encoded by the exons ATGCTGGAGAACTACAGCAATCTAGTTTCTGTGG GGTATCACATTATCAAACCGGATGTTATCAGCAAGTTGGAGCAAGGAGAAGAGCCATGGATAGTAGAAGGAGAATTCCTACTTCAGAGCTATCCAG ATGAAGTCTGGCAAACTGATGACCTAATAGAGAGAAtccaggaagaggaaaataaaccTTCAAGGCAAACTGTGTTCATTGAGACCCTGATTGAAGAGAGAGGTAATGTTCCTGGTAAAACTTTTGATGTAGAAACGAACCCTGTTCCTTCAAGAAAAATAGCCTATAAAAATAGCCTCTGTGACTCATGTGAAAAGTGTTTAACGTCTGTTTCAGAATATATTAGTAGTGATGGAAGCTATGCAAGAATGAAAGCTGATGAATGTAGTGGATGTGGGAAATCACTCCTCCATATTAAGCTTGAGAAAACTCATCCAGGAGATCAAGCTTATGAATTTAATCAAAATGGGGAACCTTATACTCTAAACGAAGAAAGTCTTTATCAGAAAATTCGTATTTTGGAGAAACCTTTTGAATATATTGAATGCCAGAAAGCCTTCCAAAAGGACACTGTTTTTGTTAATCACATGGAAGAAAAGCCCTATAAGTGGAATGGATCTGAAATAGCCTTTCTCCAGATGTCAGACCTCACTGTACATCAGACATCTCATATGGAAATGAAGCCCTATGaatgcagtgaatgtgggaaatcCTTCTGTAAAAAGTCAAAATTTATTATACATCAGAGGActcacacaggagagaaaccttacGAATGTAATCAGTGTGGGAAATCCTTCTGCCAGAAGGGAACCCTTACTGTGCATCAGAGAACACACACAGGGGAGAAGCCctatgaatgtaatgaatgtgggaagaACTTTTACCAGAAGTTACACCTCATTCAGCATCAGAGAACTCACTCAGGAGAGAAGCCCTATGAATGTAGTTATTGTGGAAAATCCTTTTGCCAGAAGACACACCTCACACAACATCAGAGAACACATTCAGGAGAGAGACCTTACGTTTGTCATGACTGTGGGAAAACCTTCTCGCAGAAGTCAGCACTTAATGACCATCAGAAAATTCACACAGGTGTGAAACTCTACAAGTGTAGTGAATGTGGGAAATGCTTCTGCCGCAAGTCTACTCTCACGACCCACCTGAGGAcccacacaggagagaaaccatATGAATGTAATGAGTGTGGAAAATTCTTCTCTCGGTTGTCATATCTCACTGTACATTATAGAACTCATtcaggagagaaaccctatgaatgtaatgaatgtggaaaaacctTCTACCTGAATTCAGCCCTCATGAGACATCAGAGAGTgcacacaggagagaaaccttatgaatgtaatgaatgtggaaagTTATTCTCCCAGTTGTCATACCTCACTATCCATCATAGAACTCATTCAGGAgtaaaaccctatgaatgtagtGAATGTGGGAAAACCTTCTACCAGAACTCAGCCCTTTGTAGACATCGGAGAATACACAAAGGAGAGAAGCCCTATGAATGCTATATATGTGGAAAATTCTTCTCTCAGATGTCATACCTCACTATACATCATAGAATTCATTCAGGAGAGAAGCCCTATGAATGTAGTGAATGTGGGAAAACCTTCTGCCAGAATTCAGCCCTTAATCGACATCAGAGAACACACACAGGAGAGAAAGCCTACGAATGTTACGAATGTGGGAAGTGCTTCTCTCAGATGTCCTATCTCACTATACATCATCGAATTCATTCAGGAGAGAAACCCTTTGAATGTAATGAGTGTGGAAAAGCCTTCTCTCGGATGTCATACCTCACTGTACATTATAGAACTCATtcaggagagaaaccctatgagtgtaCTGAATGTGGAAAAAAATTCTACCACAAATCAGCATTCAATAGCCATCAGAGAATTCATAGGAGAGGCAATATGAATGTAATAGATGTGGGGAGGCTTCTCTGA